The following are encoded together in the Erwinia sp. E602 genome:
- a CDS encoding 2-keto-3-deoxygluconate permease 1, translating to MNLKQRIESIPGGMMVIPLALGALLNTFHPQALEIGGFTTVLFKNGAAPLIAAFLLCMGAGITLRTAPKALLAGSTITLTKLLVAVVLGLAVDRAFGTEGLFGLSGLAIIAAMSNSNGGLYAALVGEFGNQRDVGAISILSLNDGPFFTMIALGAAGMASIPLMSLVAVLVPLALGMLLGNLDPQMRAFLTRGGPVLIPLFAFALGAGINLEMLLQGGLAGIVLGVLTTLVGGLFNMAADRLVGGSGVAGAAASSTAGNAVATPLAIAQADPSLAQVAAAAAPLIAASVITTAILTPLLTSWVARRNARRPLKEAV from the coding sequence ATGAACCTCAAGCAACGAATAGAATCCATCCCCGGCGGCATGATGGTGATCCCCTTAGCCCTCGGCGCACTGCTCAACACTTTCCACCCCCAGGCACTCGAGATCGGCGGTTTCACCACCGTACTCTTCAAAAACGGCGCCGCCCCCCTGATCGCCGCCTTTCTGCTGTGCATGGGTGCAGGCATCACCCTCAGAACCGCCCCCAAAGCCTTGCTGGCAGGCAGCACCATCACCCTGACCAAGCTGCTGGTCGCCGTTGTGCTCGGGCTGGCCGTTGACCGCGCGTTCGGAACAGAAGGGCTGTTTGGCCTGAGCGGGCTGGCGATTATCGCGGCGATGAGCAACTCCAACGGCGGGCTGTATGCCGCGCTGGTCGGCGAGTTCGGCAACCAGCGGGACGTGGGGGCGATTTCGATTCTGTCGCTGAACGACGGGCCGTTTTTTACCATGATCGCGCTGGGCGCGGCCGGGATGGCGAGCATTCCGCTGATGTCGCTGGTGGCGGTGCTGGTGCCGCTGGCGCTGGGGATGCTGCTGGGCAATCTTGACCCGCAGATGCGCGCGTTCCTAACCCGCGGCGGGCCGGTGCTGATACCGCTGTTTGCCTTTGCGCTGGGGGCGGGCATCAATCTGGAGATGCTGCTGCAGGGCGGGCTGGCCGGTATTGTGCTGGGCGTGCTGACCACGCTGGTTGGTGGCCTGTTTAATATGGCAGCCGATCGTCTGGTGGGTGGCTCCGGGGTGGCCGGGGCGGCGGCGTCCAGCACCGCCGGTAATGCGGTTGCCACGCCGCTGGCGATCGCGCAGGCCGACCCGTCGCTGGCGCAGGTGGCAGCCGCCGCCGCACCGCTGATTGCCGCGTCGGTGATAACCACCGCCATTCTGACGCCGCTGCTGACCTCGTGGGTGGCAAGGCGCAACGCACGCAGGCCGTTAAAGGAGGCAGTATGA
- a CDS encoding four-carbon acid sugar kinase family protein has product MKLIVIADDFTGACDTGAQLAKNGVRTEVLLTPQQRPSPCSDVLVVNTESRASAAAAAARTVAQVLHPWCTPGQDPPLVFKKIDSTFRGNVGAEVEAAMLAAGKRLAVIAAAIPAAGRTTEQGECRVHQVPLLETAFARDAVTPLASSRIRTLIAAQSRLPVYEIGLHQVRYHQLGSALARLCTGGRAMVVVDAVTDDDLQQIARAALAMPQVPLLVGAAGLAHALPVAAYRHHALPVLVVAGSMNEVTRRQVEAARQRGHAEVVEVAMAVLLGSASGSELQQLAEQVARHLAHGRHCILCTRQQARERTTVSRYCQQHLLTRRQVAGQISQQLGRLAHRVTGLTRIGGLILTGGDTAAAVAVALGAHGYRIAGEVAACIPFGTLTGGEIDDIPVITKAGGFGAESALCDALTFIEERY; this is encoded by the coding sequence ATGAAGCTGATTGTGATAGCCGATGATTTTACCGGTGCCTGCGATACCGGCGCGCAGCTGGCAAAAAACGGCGTACGCACCGAGGTGCTGCTCACCCCGCAGCAGAGACCGTCACCGTGCAGCGATGTGCTGGTGGTGAATACCGAAAGTCGTGCCAGCGCGGCGGCGGCGGCGGCACGCACCGTAGCTCAGGTGCTGCATCCGTGGTGCACGCCCGGTCAGGATCCGCCGCTGGTGTTTAAAAAAATTGATTCGACCTTTCGTGGCAACGTCGGGGCCGAGGTGGAAGCTGCGATGCTTGCGGCGGGCAAGCGGCTGGCGGTGATCGCAGCGGCCATCCCCGCCGCCGGGCGCACCACCGAGCAGGGCGAGTGCCGGGTGCATCAGGTGCCGCTGCTGGAGACGGCGTTTGCCCGCGATGCGGTTACGCCGCTGGCCTCTTCCCGCATCCGCACGCTGATCGCCGCGCAGAGCCGTCTGCCGGTGTATGAGATTGGCCTGCATCAGGTCAGGTATCACCAGCTGGGGAGTGCGTTAGCCCGGCTCTGCACGGGTGGCCGCGCGATGGTGGTGGTGGATGCGGTAACGGACGACGATCTGCAGCAGATTGCCCGCGCGGCGCTGGCGATGCCGCAGGTGCCGCTGCTGGTCGGGGCGGCCGGGCTGGCGCACGCGCTGCCGGTGGCGGCCTATCGTCATCACGCCCTGCCGGTGCTGGTGGTGGCCGGATCGATGAATGAGGTCACCCGCCGTCAGGTGGAGGCGGCCAGGCAGCGCGGTCACGCTGAGGTGGTTGAAGTGGCGATGGCCGTGCTGCTTGGCAGCGCCTCCGGTAGCGAACTGCAACAGCTGGCGGAGCAGGTGGCGCGTCACCTGGCCCACGGGCGGCACTGCATTCTCTGCACCCGCCAGCAGGCGCGGGAGCGCACGACGGTCAGCCGCTACTGCCAGCAGCATCTGCTCACCCGTCGCCAGGTGGCCGGGCAGATTAGCCAGCAGCTCGGCAGGCTGGCGCATAGGGTGACCGGGCTGACCCGCATCGGCGGGCTGATCCTCACCGGGGGCGATACCGCCGCCGCGGTGGCCGTCGCGCTGGGGGCGCATGGCTACCGGATTGCCGGTGAGGTTGCCGCCTGTATTCCCTTCGGCACGCTGACGGGCGGTGAAATCGACGATATCCCGGTGATCACCAAAGCGGGCGGTTTTGGCGCAGAGAGTGCGCTGTGCGACGCGCTGACCTTTATTGAGGAGAGGTACTGA
- a CDS encoding DeoR/GlpR family DNA-binding transcription regulator, whose product MSTQQRIEQIMAVLKSHNLVTVEQLVAATRASPATIRRDLIKLDDRGAIVRSHGGVALKQFVPLQPTTPEKQQRNLKQKQTIARAAATLVQPGDAIVLDAGTTALELARCLVHLPLRVFTGDLPVALFLSAFRQIDVTVIGGRIDSSSQSCIGDPGRSLLRGIHPDVAFISCNAWSLEQGVTAPTEEKAAIKQAAMANAGKKVLIADSSKYGQHALFGVVPLAAFTHIVSDTGLGEEYAEQLRMSGMRLILE is encoded by the coding sequence ATGAGCACGCAGCAGCGTATTGAGCAGATCATGGCGGTGCTGAAAAGCCACAACCTGGTCACCGTTGAACAGCTGGTGGCGGCCACCCGCGCCTCCCCGGCAACGATCCGTCGCGATCTGATCAAGCTGGACGATCGCGGCGCGATCGTCCGCAGCCACGGCGGCGTGGCGCTGAAGCAGTTTGTTCCCCTGCAGCCGACCACGCCGGAGAAGCAGCAGCGCAATCTTAAGCAGAAGCAGACCATCGCCCGCGCTGCCGCCACGCTGGTGCAGCCGGGCGATGCCATAGTGCTGGACGCCGGCACCACCGCGCTGGAGCTGGCGCGCTGCCTGGTGCATCTGCCGCTGCGGGTGTTTACCGGCGATCTGCCTGTCGCGCTGTTCTTATCGGCGTTCCGCCAGATTGACGTGACGGTGATCGGCGGGCGCATCGACAGCAGCAGCCAGTCCTGCATCGGCGATCCCGGCCGCAGCCTGCTGCGCGGCATCCACCCGGACGTGGCCTTTATAAGCTGCAACGCGTGGAGCCTGGAACAGGGCGTGACCGCGCCAACGGAGGAGAAAGCGGCGATAAAGCAGGCGGCGATGGCTAACGCCGGAAAGAAGGTGCTGATCGCCGACAGCAGCAAGTACGGCCAGCACGCGCTGTTCGGCGTGGTGCCGCTGGCAGCGTTTACGCATATTGTCAGTGATACGGGGCTGGGGGAGGAGTATGCAGAGCAACTGAGGATGTCAGGGATGAGACTAATTCTGGAGTAA
- a CDS encoding DUF4411 family protein, giving the protein MKYLLDANTYIEAKNFYYGMDICPAYWQWLDWQFELGTVASVDMIGRELRDGDDELAQWARQRPAHFVANDDEATQQIFQQILSDVMAGDYNARERDNFLAKADPWIIAKSKAIGATLITHESLLPVTSRKIRIPNICQNIEVPWMNTFQFLRQLNARFALESR; this is encoded by the coding sequence ATGAAATATCTTCTGGATGCCAATACTTACATTGAGGCCAAAAACTTCTATTACGGCATGGATATTTGCCCGGCCTACTGGCAGTGGCTCGACTGGCAATTTGAGCTGGGCACGGTGGCAAGCGTAGATATGATTGGCAGAGAGTTGAGAGACGGTGACGACGAGCTGGCGCAGTGGGCCAGACAGCGCCCGGCGCACTTTGTTGCTAATGATGACGAAGCAACACAGCAGATATTTCAGCAGATCCTGTCTGATGTTATGGCTGGCGATTACAACGCACGTGAGCGTGATAATTTTCTGGCAAAAGCCGATCCGTGGATCATTGCGAAAAGTAAAGCCATTGGCGCGACACTCATTACTCATGAGTCGCTGTTGCCTGTCACATCCCGCAAAATCCGCATCCCCAATATCTGCCAAAATATCGAGGTTCCGTGGATGAACACTTTCCAGTTTTTACGGCAGTTAAATGCACGCTTTGCGCTGGAATCCCGCTAA
- a CDS encoding XRE family transcriptional regulator, whose protein sequence is MSKAHINPAMLTWARERSGIAVERFARLCGVDEQRLREWEAGSHSITFNQAMTFAHKAHIPFGYLFLALPPVEQLPVPDLRTVQGKGVSRPSAELLDLLKIMLQRQEWYREYLQQQMIPPGRLSGRFSRHDAADAIVRDMRQTLNVDAHPSRGSWEEYYRELVNKIEQAGVLVMRSASLGHHSRPFNVEEFRGFAIADDYAPIIFVNHADAPGARLFTLIHELCHIWIGLSGVSDGGVTAHLQQEALCNHVAAEFLVPAAEFMAHWRTDYPDWQSNLAPLESHFHVSRWVLTRRALTLGLIDKTAHDDYIRSLQAAYAAREKEPGGPNYYRTKKAQISPSFSRAVVSQALSGQLLLREASDLLDGIKPGKIARFAGELGL, encoded by the coding sequence GTGAGCAAGGCACATATCAATCCGGCAATGCTGACCTGGGCGCGCGAGCGTTCAGGTATTGCCGTGGAACGATTTGCCCGGCTGTGCGGCGTTGATGAGCAGCGGCTGAGAGAGTGGGAAGCCGGAAGCCACAGTATCACCTTCAACCAGGCGATGACCTTTGCGCACAAGGCCCATATCCCGTTTGGTTATCTGTTCCTGGCCCTGCCGCCGGTTGAACAACTACCGGTGCCGGACCTGCGCACGGTGCAGGGCAAAGGCGTTAGCCGCCCCAGCGCCGAGCTGTTGGATCTGCTGAAAATTATGCTGCAGCGGCAGGAGTGGTACAGAGAGTATCTGCAGCAGCAGATGATACCACCTGGCCGGCTTTCCGGCCGCTTTTCACGCCACGATGCGGCAGACGCTATCGTCCGGGATATGCGTCAGACGCTTAACGTCGACGCCCATCCCTCCCGCGGAAGCTGGGAAGAGTATTATCGCGAGCTGGTGAATAAAATTGAGCAGGCTGGCGTGCTGGTGATGCGCTCCGCCAGCCTCGGCCACCACAGCCGCCCCTTTAACGTGGAAGAGTTCCGGGGTTTTGCCATCGCCGATGACTATGCGCCGATTATTTTCGTGAATCATGCCGACGCCCCCGGCGCGCGGTTATTTACCTTAATCCATGAGCTTTGCCATATCTGGATTGGACTGTCTGGCGTCTCCGATGGGGGTGTTACAGCTCATCTGCAACAGGAAGCGCTGTGTAACCACGTAGCGGCAGAGTTCCTGGTGCCCGCAGCCGAGTTTATGGCCCACTGGCGCACGGACTATCCCGACTGGCAGAGCAACCTCGCTCCGCTGGAGAGCCATTTCCACGTCAGCCGCTGGGTACTGACCCGGCGGGCGTTAACGCTCGGCCTGATCGACAAAACGGCTCACGATGACTATATCCGCTCATTACAGGCGGCTTATGCCGCCCGGGAAAAAGAGCCCGGTGGCCCGAACTATTACCGGACCAAAAAAGCGCAGATTAGCCCTTCTTTCTCCCGGGCGGTGGTGAGCCAGGCGTTGAGCGGGCAGCTGCTGTTACGTGAAGCGAGCGATCTGCTCGATGGGATTAAACCTGGAAAGATTGCCCGATTTGCCGGAGAACTGGGACTATGA
- the symE gene encoding endoribonuclease SymE has translation MAKQECNAAEDRSEVAVSSIRHLTVGYASTLPDYQHVAALNMKGKWLEAAGFTTGTEVDVRVMAGCLVITAREPEPQLMKSLRKVCKFSGRKQQQVEAFIGAMAGK, from the coding sequence ATGGCTAAGCAGGAGTGTAATGCAGCAGAAGACAGATCAGAAGTTGCCGTTTCATCGATTCGGCATTTAACGGTGGGATATGCGAGCACGCTTCCGGATTATCAGCACGTTGCGGCGCTAAACATGAAGGGCAAGTGGCTGGAGGCGGCAGGTTTTACCACCGGTACCGAAGTGGATGTGCGGGTGATGGCCGGCTGTCTGGTGATCACCGCGCGGGAACCGGAGCCCCAGCTGATGAAATCACTGCGTAAGGTATGCAAATTTTCCGGGCGTAAACAGCAGCAGGTAGAGGCGTTTATAGGTGCGATGGCAGGTAAGTAA
- the tssD gene encoding type VI secretion system tube protein TssD: MAIPVYLWLYDDAGNLIKGSVDVQDRESSIEIICLNHCIETPTDNANGKVTGTRIHSAFCVDKEVDSSSPYLYQALTTGKTLRLAELRFYNINDAGMEEHYFSIVMENVKVEAISSLMYDIKSDYGEKCNHLECIELKYEKIKWHYLKGNIVHSDSWNERNTVAI, translated from the coding sequence ATGGCAATACCCGTTTATCTATGGCTCTATGACGATGCCGGGAACCTCATTAAAGGAAGTGTCGATGTTCAGGATCGTGAAAGCAGCATCGAAATCATATGCTTAAATCACTGCATTGAAACTCCGACAGACAATGCCAACGGAAAAGTTACAGGAACGCGTATTCATTCAGCATTTTGTGTTGATAAGGAGGTTGACTCGTCAAGCCCGTATTTATATCAGGCGTTAACGACGGGGAAAACCCTCAGGCTTGCTGAGCTAAGGTTCTACAATATAAATGATGCTGGTATGGAAGAGCATTACTTTTCCATTGTTATGGAGAATGTAAAAGTAGAAGCCATCTCCTCACTAATGTATGACATCAAGAGTGACTATGGTGAAAAATGTAATCATCTTGAGTGTATTGAATTGAAGTATGAAAAAATCAAGTGGCATTACCTGAAAGGTAATATCGTTCATTCGGATAGCTGGAATGAGCGTAACACCGTTGCTATCTGA
- a CDS encoding tlde1 domain-containing protein yields the protein MWVYSQSTGELSYNGRHVETGYSGRMTNKNNPSRQQVKGLGPIPQGTYRIGIHTRSKGPLTIILTQVSGESFGRSEFRIHGERVKGPSGWASEGCIVMGLGTRREVVNSADKVLVVVP from the coding sequence ATGTGGGTTTACAGCCAAAGCACCGGTGAGCTTTCCTATAACGGACGGCATGTTGAGACAGGATATTCTGGAAGGATGACGAATAAAAACAATCCTTCTCGTCAGCAGGTAAAGGGGTTAGGGCCAATTCCGCAGGGAACCTACAGGATAGGGATTCATACCCGTTCTAAAGGACCGCTCACCATTATTTTAACGCAAGTTTCAGGAGAAAGTTTTGGTCGGAGTGAATTCAGAATACACGGTGAGCGTGTCAAGGGGCCTTCTGGTTGGGCTTCTGAAGGGTGTATCGTTATGGGACTGGGTACCCGGAGAGAAGTTGTTAACTCTGCTGATAAAGTTTTGGTGGTAGTGCCATGA
- a CDS encoding DMT family transporter, whose protein sequence is MRFNTSHLASQGATAGFVLLWGSAAIFTRLGLDHASPMALLICRFAIALLALLAIGLLRRRLLPQRGSARQVALTGLMIIGGYAICYFEAMDRGVTPGLIATIMGIQPILTLALVERRMQGLRLLGLLVALSGLVLLVWRSLAASHLALSGILFALAALLLMTFGSIMQKQIRQPPADVLPLQYAVSLLLCVLLVPVGGFHTDLSGQFIVAVLFLGVLISVVAQLLLYRLLNAGSIVNVTSLFYLVPVITALLDYLLLGNALPWSGIAGMAAIIGGIMLVFRAPRVARR, encoded by the coding sequence ATGCGTTTTAATACTTCCCACCTCGCATCTCAGGGTGCGACCGCAGGCTTTGTGCTGCTGTGGGGCAGCGCCGCGATTTTTACCCGCCTCGGGCTCGATCACGCCTCGCCGATGGCGCTGCTGATCTGCCGTTTTGCCATTGCGCTACTGGCGTTGCTGGCGATTGGCCTGCTGCGCCGTCGCCTGCTGCCGCAGCGCGGTAGCGCCCGCCAGGTGGCGCTGACCGGGCTGATGATCATCGGCGGTTATGCGATTTGTTATTTTGAGGCGATGGATCGCGGGGTAACGCCGGGGCTGATCGCCACCATTATGGGCATCCAGCCGATCCTGACGCTGGCGCTGGTCGAGCGGCGGATGCAGGGGCTGCGGCTGCTCGGGCTGCTGGTGGCGCTGTCCGGGCTGGTGCTGCTGGTGTGGCGTAGCCTGGCCGCTTCGCACCTCGCGCTTTCCGGCATTTTGTTTGCGCTGGCGGCGCTGCTGCTGATGACCTTCGGTTCGATTATGCAAAAGCAGATCCGCCAGCCGCCCGCCGACGTGCTGCCGCTGCAGTACGCCGTCAGCCTGCTGCTCTGCGTGCTGCTGGTGCCCGTCGGCGGCTTTCACACCGACCTGAGCGGGCAGTTTATCGTCGCGGTGCTGTTCCTCGGCGTGCTGATCTCGGTGGTGGCGCAGCTGCTGCTGTACCGGCTGCTCAACGCCGGCAGTATCGTTAACGTCACCAGCCTGTTCTACCTGGTGCCGGTGATCACCGCGCTGCTCGACTATCTGCTGCTCGGCAACGCGCTGCCGTGGTCCGGTATCGCCGGGATGGCGGCGAT